Proteins from one Acanthopagrus latus isolate v.2019 chromosome 18, fAcaLat1.1, whole genome shotgun sequence genomic window:
- the LOC119007684 gene encoding protocadherin gamma-A9-like has protein sequence MRRQVLFFISIFSLGSVLGQVSYSIPEEMAKGSVVGNIARDLGLDVRRLKSGKARIFTGDSAEYIELSRDRGLLLVKERIDRESLCRQTTPCALHLQIILENPIEVFRITVEITDINDNSPSFKNDEKRFEISESAVIGSKFVLERAVDADIGVNGLKNYSLKPTDNFVLKIQSHADGNKKVEMVLHKPLDREKEEHISLLLTAVDGGEPQMSGTVKIYVTVLDANDNAPVFLQSVYKAAIAENSPKGTTLTTVSASDADKGTNGEVSYSVSTTMDSVSDIFTINENGEVILVGTVDYEKAKYYQIDIEANDSGGLSDSSKVIVDIIDVNDNKPVISILSKSDSIPEDSPQNTVIVMFSVLDPDSSNNGQVTCRINGNIPFTITTSSNDLYSLVTDSDLDRERASEYNISVTCSDEGVPSLSSSVTLTLQISDVNDNAPVFERSSYEAYIVENNTPGLSIFTVRARDADWNQNARVSYILEDSSVNGVPVSSYVSVSADSGVIHAVRSFDYEQIKDFHFRVKAQDGGSPPLSSNVSVKIMIQDQNDNPPQVLYPVQTGGSVVAEMVPRSADVGYLVTKVVAVDVDSGQNAWLSYKLQKATDRALFEVGLQNGEIRTIRQVTDKDAVKQRLTVIVEDNGQPSRSATVIVNVAVADSFPEVLSEFTDFPHDKEYNDNLTFYLVLALAVVSFLFITCLVVIISVKIYRWRQSRVLYHSSLPVIPYYPPRYSDTLGTGTLPHVYNYEVCRTTDSRRSDCKFGGAGSQNVLIMDPSSTGTMQRIQSEKSILDEPDSPLEVGKY, from the exons ATGAGACGGcaagtgttgtttttcatctcgATATTCTCTCTCGGTTCAGTTCTCGGTCAAGTCAGCTACTCCATTCCGGAGGAAATGGCAAAGGGCTCTGTTGTGGGAAACATAGCACGGGATTTAGGTTTGGATGTGAGAAGACTGAAATCAGGTAAAGCCCGTATATTTACAGGCGACAGCGCAGAGTACATCGAGCTGAGCAGAGACAGGGGACTCCTGCTCGTTAAAGAGAGGATCGACAGAGAGTCGCTCTGCAGGCAGACGACGCCTTGTGCTCTGCATTTGCAGATTATTCTAGAGAACCCAATTGAGGTTTTCCGAATTACAGTAGAAATAACCGACATCAACGACAACAGCCCCAGTTTTAAAAATGACGAGAAACGTTTTGAAATTAGCGAGTCTGCAGTTATAGGATCTAAATTCGTGTTGGAAAGAGCGGTTGATGCCGACATCGGCGTTAATGGTCTGAAAAATTACAGCTTGAAACCTACAGATAATTTTGTACTGAAAATACAAAGTCATGCAGATGGAAATAAAAAGGTGGAAATGGTTTTACACAAGCCGTTAGATCGAGAGAAAGAGGAACACATATCCCTGCTGTTAACAGCTGTAGATGGTGGGGAACCTCAGATGTCCGGTACCGTGAAGATCTATGTGACCGTGCTCGATGCAAACGACAATGCTCCTGTTTTTCTGCAGTCAGTTTATAAGGCAGCCATAGCGGAAAACTCTCCGAAAggaacaacactgacaacagtgAGTGCCTCTGATGCGGACAAAGGAACAAACGGGGAAGTGTCATATTCAGTGTCGACCACTATGGACAGTGTGTCTGACATATTTACCATCAATGAAAACGGTGAAGTGATTTTAGTTGGAACAGTAGACTATGAAAAAGCCAAGTATTATCAAATTGATATTGAAGCTAATGACAGTGGTGGTCTTTCTGATTCCAGCAAGGTGATAGTTGATATTATTGATGTTAATGATAACAAGCCTGTAATCAGTATACTCTCCAAATCTGATTCGATCCCAGAGGACTCTCCCCAAAATACAGTCATAGTTATGTTTAGTGTCCTTGACCCAGATTCAAGTAACAATGGTCAAGTGACCTGCAGAATAAATGGAAACATACCCTTTACTATTACAACTTCTTCAAATGATTTATATAGTTTAGTAACAGACAGTGatctggacagagagagagcctcTGAGTATAACATCAGTGTGACCTGCTCTGATGAAGGAGTGCCCTCCCTCTCCAGCAGCGTCACTCTCACCTTACAGATCTCTGACGTCAACGACAACGCGCCTGTCTTTGAGAGGAGCTCATATGAGGCCTACAttgtagaaaacaacacaccaggCCTCTCTATATTCACAGTGAGAGCCAGAGACGCTGACTGGAACCAGAATGCTCGTGTTTCTTACATCCTGGAGGACTCCTCTGTTAACGGAGTGCCAGTCTCCTCATATGTGTCCGTCAGTGCTGATAGTGGAGTCATCCATGCAGTGCGCTCTTTTGACTACGAGCAGATCAAAGATTTCCACTTCCGCGTCAAAGCGCAGGATGGAggctctcctccactcagcagtaatgtgagtgtgaaaataatgatccaGGACCAGAACGACAACCCTCCTCAGGTTCTGTACCCGGTCCAGACTGGAGGCTCTGTGGTGGCTGAAATGGTGCCTCGTTCAGCAGATGTGGGCTATCTGGTGACTAAAGTGGTGGCTGTTGATGTGGACTCTGGACAGAATGCCTGGCTCTCCTATAAACTgcagaaagccacagacaggGCGCTGTTTGAAGTGGGCTTACAGAATGGAGAAATCCGAACTATCCGCCAGGTGACTGATAaagatgctgtgaaacagagactgactgttATAGTGGAGGACAACGGGCAGCCCTCTCGTTCAGCTACAGTCATTGTTAACGTGGCGGTGGCGGACAGCTTCCCAGAAGTGCTGTCAGAGTTCACTGACTTTCCTCACGACAAGGAGTACAATGACAACCTGACTTTTTACTTAGTGCTGGCTTTGGCTGTAGTGTCCTTCCTGTTCATCACGTGTTTAGTGGttattatatcagtgaaaatctacagatggagacagtctcGCGTCCTGTATCACTCCAGTCTCCCTGTGATTCCATATTATCCTCCACGTTACTCAGACACTTTGGGGACAGGGACTCTCCCACACGTGTACAACTACGAGGTGTGCAGGACGACTGACTCCAGAAGGAGTGACTGTAAGTTCGGCGGAGCTGGTAGTCAGAACGTGTTGATAATGGACCCCAGTTCTACAGGGACGATGCAGCGGATACAGAGTGAGAAGAGCATCCTGGATGAACCAGACTCTCCTCTAGAG GTTGGAAAATACTAA